ACTGTGGCGCGCTTCCGCTTCACCCAGATCCAGTCGGCCTACGGCACGCGCCTCGCGCAGGCCTTCGGCATCGATCCCGCTGATCCCGACACCAACGCCGTGATCCATGGCGGCATCGCTTACTTCAAATCCGATGGCGCGCTCACCGTGCTGTCGAGCCTGCCGGGCTGGCGCTGGACGCGCGCCCTGTTCGCGGTGCCAAGGCCGCTGCGCAACGCGGTCTATAACCTCGTCGCGAAGAACCGCTACCGGATCTTCGGCAAGTACGAGACATGCTTCGTGCCGGATGCCGACATGCGGGCGAGGGTGATGGAGTAGGGAGATGCGGTAAGGTCGCCTATCAAGTTTGTGTTGACGACACAAACTTCATAAACTCTTTCAAATTCATAAGCCATCTTTGCTGAGTTGGTTTGTACGTTTCGTGCAAGGAACTCGGCAAGACAAGCTGCAATTGCTTGGCCTTCATTTCCGACGTCTGACTTTCGGATATTCCAGGCTCCAAGGTGAAGAGATGCTTGCGCTCGATACGCTTTGCTTCAGAGAGCACCTGACGCCATCTATCCTTGCAGGTGGATTTTGAACCAAGCATCACCAGCTTCGAGGCCGGAAACTTCGAGTTTACGTACTCGGCAGTCCCGGGGAAAAGAAAGTCGGGCTTGTTGTTGTTCTCCGTCGTGGAGCCGCGCTGAAATCTAAGGGAATTTGACTTGAATACAGCGGCCAAGTGGTGCTCAAGCGCAAAACCTACCCTCGACTTTCTTCGATTTTGGACACTCAACGAAAAGCTTACGAACTCGTCGACGTCCGCTTTCCTGCCCCTCATAAATCCTTGTTGAATTCGTTGGCCTACGATGTAGCGTTCGAGCGTGCGGAACAAGCGTTCCTCAAATTCGATCCAGGTCGCTAACGCATGGTCTGGATCAGCCTTAGGGTCGGTTTTGGGAGAATGCTTCCTGGCGAACTCTGAGAAATCCGCTGTCAACGGAAATTCAGGGCCGAACTGTTTGAGGAGAGGATCCAGCCATTCGTCCTCTGTGAGGATCGCCTCAATACCTACCAGTTCAAGAATATAGCGGGCGGTGAATGATAGTTCTTGGCCACGTTCGCGCCTGAGGTCGCGCTTGCTTGTATCAAAGCGGTCGCTCTTAGCCTTGAGTCCAAAAAGCCAAAAAAGCTGCTGCTCTGTGGCGCTGCCGCTGGCGCAACTGACTGCAAGCAAAGGGCCTTTCTTTGGCAAGCAAAAGAAAAGTGTGTCACCGGCACGAGCTCTTCGTACGACTTCCTCGGCGGCCGCCGGATAATACAATCTGTATTCCGGCTCTCTATGAGGCTGATTTTTGCGGCTGTTATACCAAGTGCCTTCGAGGTCGAACCGTGCAGGGGGCGAATCGTCTTCCAGCCAAATATAGGTGACAGGAATTTTTTGCTTATTATCTGGCGAGCCGAGAAATTCTCGGAATGCGTCCACTCCCTGATACTCATGTCCTCGCGAAGTTTCGGGGTCCACCTCAGTTCCGGCCAAGGTCTTTGCAGCTGCTCCAATAAAATATTCGGACAAATAGCCGCTTTTCATTTCGTGACCGTTCCCCGCAGCTCTATGCATTTTCGTTGCGAGCAGAGCCAGCAGGATATCTTGC
This genomic interval from Bradyrhizobium sp. NP1 contains the following:
- a CDS encoding type II restriction endonuclease, whose amino-acid sequence is MKSGYLSEYFIGAAAKTLAGTEVDPETSRGHEYQGVDAFREFLGSPDNKQKIPVTYIWLEDDSPPARFDLEGTWYNSRKNQPHREPEYRLYYPAAAEEVVRRARAGDTLFFCLPKKGPLLAVSCASGSATEQQLFWLFGLKAKSDRFDTSKRDLRRERGQELSFTARYILELVGIEAILTEDEWLDPLLKQFGPEFPLTADFSEFARKHSPKTDPKADPDHALATWIEFEERLFRTLERYIVGQRIQQGFMRGRKADVDEFVSFSLSVQNRRKSRVGFALEHHLAAVFKSNSLRFQRGSTTENNNKPDFLFPGTAEYVNSKFPASKLVMLGSKSTCKDRWRQVLSEAKRIERKHLFTLEPGISESQTSEMKAKQLQLVLPSSLHETYKPTQQRWLMNLKEFMKFVSSTQT
- a CDS encoding DCC1-like thiol-disulfide oxidoreductase family protein gives rise to the protein MSRWPDDDVILYDGVCVFCSRWIRFVMTRDTVARFRFTQIQSAYGTRLAQAFGIDPADPDTNAVIHGGIAYFKSDGALTVLSSLPGWRWTRALFAVPRPLRNAVYNLVAKNRYRIFGKYETCFVPDADMRARVME